In the genome of Equus caballus isolate H_3958 breed thoroughbred chromosome 3, TB-T2T, whole genome shotgun sequence, the window AATAAGTGGACTATTATCACACACTACAATGTCGATGAATCAGGCAAACAAAATGTTGAGCTAAAGAAGCCAGAGTAGATAcagtatgactccatttatataactgaCAGTGACAGAAGTCAGGATAGTAGTCACCTTCGGGGGTGTAAGGACTGGGAAATGGCATGAAGAAGGCTTCTGGGGCCCTGGTAATATTCTGTATCTTGGTCTGAGGGGAGTTACATCAGTGTATTCATTCAGTGAAGATTTATTGCTCTGTACACTTACAATGTGTGCCCTTTTCTATATATATGTTACATGTCAAtataaaatttagtttaaaaaattgatgTTCTATATAGGTTTCTCTTAAAAACGtgatccaggggctggccctgtggccgagtggttaagttcgtgtactctgctttggcggcccagagtttcgccagttcggatcctgggcgcggacatggcaccactcatcaagccatgctgaggcggcatcccacatgccacaactagaagggcccacaactaaaaatatacaactatgtaccagggggcttaggggagaaaaaggaaaaataaaatctttaaaaaaaaaaaaccccgtGATCCACAGATCTGCAACCCAATCATGTGGGGTGCTTGTTACAAAGTGCAGATTTCTAGACTCCAACCCAAACTTACCGAATCAAATTCTCTGGAAGGGGGGACAcaagagtctgcattttaaacaagctcCCTGGATAACTCTTACGTAGACTAAAGTTTGAAAGCCATTGTtgtggaaaaatatttaacatcatgGAAAATAGTAGTTAACAGTGGACTCTGGAACCAAAATGCCTGATTCAAATCCAGCCTCTGCCATCTAATAGCTGTGTGAGCCTGGGGAAAGTATTCCAGccttcctggcctcagtttcctcaagtggtaaaatgaaaataatgatactGTTTACTCATATGGTTGTTGTGAAGACTTaatgagtttatatatatataaattaatatatgtatgtatgaagtgcttagaatagtgcctggcacacaataaacaCTATATAAgtgttattaaaaaaagagagagggagagagagagagaagcaaataagaaataaaggatATACAGTGTAATTCTATTTTTGTAAGAACAGATATAGATGAATTTATATACCAACATGCACACAAATGACTGGAAAGATACATATCAAAGTGTTAACAGTATTATCTCTAGATTATgtgattattattaatttttattttcctgttgctTGTATCATCTAATTTCctataattaaaaatttctttgttataAGGAAATAAATAGTAGCTTTTGAAAGCTAGTAATTTATGGTTTATTTATTATGCCCACATTTCTTAAGGTCGTCTTAACATTACAGCTGGAGGACACCTTGCTATAGGAAAACAAACCCTTTAGAGCAAATTGCTCAAGTAACTACACATTTATTAATACAGAAGAAAGTGAGGCAGTCTCTGCTCGATCACTCAGGCACTGGAATATGAGCAAGTGCAGAAAGTGACCAAGCCCGCCTGGGAGCTGGTGCACTTCTGGACTCCCTCCCTTGTCTCCAGCTgtcaggaaggagggagacagcTTTCAATGGAAGCTCGTTACTATTGTGGGAAGTCACAGGTTCTCCCTGAATTTTCCACGTTGGAGGTGGTCAGTCTACAGCGTCTAGGAGCAAATACACTTTCAGGCATATGAAGTCAAGAGTTACTGAGGGGGAGGCAGCCAACCCATGGCACTAACATCACTGAGAAAACCCAGGAAACGCAATTAGAGTTTACTTATAtaatcctttcattttctttttctgactttttctctcttttccttctcctgttcttatttcttttggttttcttccttttagtcCTATGCAGGCTTTAAACTTGTGGCCCTAAAAGTATACTTTGGTCCTGTTAGTGGCTCTGCTCTTGACTTGGGCTCCAGCCTGAGGAGGACCGCCCACTTGGAACTTGAGTTCAATCCTCTTATGTTAACCTCCAGTTTTTGGACACAAAACTTGAGTTACGCCAACTCCTAAAGTCAGTCCACTTCACCAAACCTTACTAACGACCAAatatttctgagcacctactggCAAAATACTCCTACTACACACTGGAAAAGCTGAAGGAGCAGCTTACAAATTTAAAAGCTCCAAGAATGGACTTCCAACGAATATTCAAGCAGTAAAAATGTTGCAAGAGTGGTGAAGGTTCTTACAGTACCACAGAAAGTGGGTAATGACGGTAAGCAGTATCTCATAAACAAACCTGTAAGTGAGATGGGGACTCAAAGATAGAAGGAATGACTCCAGGCTTCAGTTTAATATTTGGAGCACTTCTGTCAAAATCTGTCTTCTTAAAGTGCCTGGAACACAATACATCTCCTTTTTTAGGCTCCCAAATGCCTGCAGCATTCACATCAAGTCTTTTCATTGCTAGGACCCACtttcttttgacattttcatCTGTGGggaatctggaaaaaaatataaaaaggattttaaaattaaacactaTTGATATATAGTTGAATTAAGGCTGTGACTAAATTGATTCCTTAACGAGTCTGCTATTACTCTGGGGAACTGGAATATTTAGGAAACCACCATGATTCATGCTTtcataattttcagttttaatagTCAGATTTTTCTACCAATCATGCTGCAGACCTATGGTCCTCATTTCAATTTTTCTCatatcataaagaaaaaagtttcaacGGATATTTAACACCTTATGGTAAGATCCACAATGAAGGGTTTTTTTCACCTATAGATGGTAAAGAATATCACTTGGGCCTTTTCCTATCTGAAGTGATATCTAGAATTTATCCCAGCTGAACACAGCCCCTGTACTTTCATTCTTCTATCAGCATCAGAAAATTGCTTAGAGTACCACTGAATACACCAGAGGTCTATAAATGCTTAATGAATGAACGCAGAGAACAGCTGCAGAGCTTagagttctggagatcagaagtatTTCGAGAGATCTGGAGGCCAATAACCATCTCTCTTTCAATTTTCCAAGCTGGTTGTGAAAATCCTTGTTAGAATAAGAGAGGATACACATACTCATTTTTTACGTCCTCATACTTAGCAAAGTAGTTAGCAGATCTTTCTCTAACACAtagcacagaacctggcacaAAAGCAGCAAAATAAACCTTTAGCAAATGAATAATCATTAAATCTTATTGCTCCTTCTTTCCTATGCTGTCAGAAGAAAGGCTGAAATACTAAATTAGGATCATCCTGATTTATTTGCAACAGAGCTAAAGAACTCCTGGTCTGAacttgtaatttatattttttctctacaACCCTAGCTTGATCTATTTCTAAATAGAAAACACAGAATATATTTGGGCAAagatccttccttccttcagattGTAAACTAGATgtaaaaaacactgaatttcgTTGCAGGTATGTTAAAATGCAGAGTAATAATATTAGCAAAAGTaagtttgatatttttattaaccAGCTTCTGATACCCTGGCATGTATCTTAAACTTCTAAACTAAATTATAGAAGTATAAACATATTGCTGTCACTTCAAATTTAACTAAAGAGGTTATTTAAAAAGGATTTGGGAACTACAGTTCAAAATCGAAGGTTCAAGTAGAACtgtcttttgctttttataaCAGTCAAAAGTGGTTGGCTTAACTACAGCAAAATCTTACACGTGAAATGTCAGTCCTTTTAACTTGGAATTTGGCAAACAGCGAGAAGCACATCCAATGGCCGAGCAACATTTCACCATGATTTTAGCAACTCAtaacagaactgaaagaaaattaaaatggtaaaagttAGTAACTTCAAAGCTAAGGGGAACATATTCACCTTTCCCTGTATGTTTTAGATATCATGAAATCATGTTAGAAGccaaaagcaaatattttcttccaacacCTGCAGCTTTGTTAGTGACATTTTCCAAGGCCTTGGCTCTTTAATAAGCCAAGTCATATTTAGCTATGCACTGAGGAGTCTGATTTCAGTTCCGTAGGCTTGCACATTTCCCAACCACCGCTTCTTCCAGGCACCTCGTTCCCTCTGCCACTAGGCCTTTGCACCCTGACTCCTCCTGGCATACTAACTCCTGCTCATCTTTCAGCCTGTGTTGCTTCTCCAGGGAAACCTTCCCTGACACCCAGATCAAGTCAGATCCCCTCTATTATTAGCCCTCGTAGAACACACATGTGTCCCTCCCAGCACTTCACAAAGTTGTAATCTTACATTTATCCCAGAGATTCTCTGATcaatgtcttcctcccccaccagCCTGCGAGTGAGTTCCACGAGGGCATGGTGGGGGCGTGtgctttttctcactttttgtcCCCACGGTTTACCTGGTGACTGGCACACAGGAAACGTTAATACGTATTTGGAAGTAATGAAGAGCAAGTCAAGGAGACGAGAACTCGGCCGCCAAGCAGCAGCGCGCGCGGGCGCGCTCGGAGCCCGGGGTCGGGCGGGCTCCGCCCCTTTCTCGCGGCTCGGGGCCGCCGCAGGGAGAGAGGGCGGGGCCGCCCAGTCACAGGTGCGGATGCGGCCGGCGAGCCGCCCTTCCTCAGGGGTCATCGCGCGTCTCCGCACGGCTGCGCTCTCCCTCGCCCCGAGCCACGCCCGGGGTGTGGGCGGGCAGCGATGGGGGAAAAGAAGAGTCAACCAAGAGTTATTACCGTTAACAGCGAAGGCAGCGACTAACGTCGACGGCAGAGATTGCGTCTCTCCTCGCTTCCGCCCCGTCGCCGCGGGAACCGGAAATCCGGCTGCCCCGGGTCACGTGCCCAGCCGCCATATTGGTTCGGGTGGCAGCTGCCGCCGTGAGGGGGTGCGCTAGCGCGGCGCAGCTTCTCTGGGCGTCGTTTTCATCCTGGGGGAAGGGTCGGTGCAGTGtgaggggaggtggaggagatGGCGGCCTCGGCGCGGGAAGATGGCGCCCGCGGCCAAGAGCAAGGGCGGCGGGGCTGCGAGCACTATGACAGAGGATGTCTCCTGAAGGTGACGACTTCAATGGGCTCTTCCCCTGCGAGCTGCCgccgggctgggctgggggccgggTGGGCAAGGCAGTTAGGCTTGGGCTTAAGTTTGAGGCTAGGCTGTTTATCAGCATACCTTCTCCACCTCGACCTGGGTTCCTGCCGTAGAGGACGTTTTTGGCAAGGCGACCACGCGCCCCACCTTTCCTCCTGTTTTGTAGTCTGCAGGCAAAGCCCGTTTTGCTTGGGAAGAGCCTGAGCTTGCACATCGGTCACTTTATCAATGAGTTTCTCTATTTAGTCTTTTGCTGCTGGAAGTAGACTGAGGCAGCCCCGGGCCTCTGCTGGCTTTTCCCCAGGATTATTTTCAGGTGTTTGATGATATAATGGAAAGCGATAAGCCGGTGGAGAATCGGAATACGATTTCAGCTCCTGTCGTAAACAAGTTTTACAGTTTGCAGCTTCATTTTAGAGTCACTGAGTATGCCTAAACCTGCCAAGGGGAAAATGTACATGTGAAAGAGGAAGACAATCACGTAATTGCCACTAATTAGGAAATTATGTATGGGAACGTGCCTAGTATGCATATATTGTTACTTTTGCTGTCTACTTTGAGGAAAATTCCTCGTCACTCTAGagttttttaaattggcacccaTTCTGTTaaagtttttgatttttcttgCAAGAAGCAGTGTAAAGATTTTTCTTAGAAAGCTTAAGCTTTGGAGTCCCACAGCCCTTCTCCCAAATCTTAGCTTTGCCTCTTAACAGCTCAGTGTTTTTGAGCAAGCTACTCTTTGCGCCATATGTAAAACAGGGGTGATGGAAGTTCTTGCATAAAGTATGGGGCCCGAAAGGACAGCCTAAAGCCTTATTTGTGGCCCGTGGTTTGGTGAACATTCCTCCAACTGCACTGGATGAAGCTCTTCCAAAGTTGGTCATTCACCAAGTGTTGTGTAAGGAAATTGAATGCTATCCTTAGGATTTCATTTCCACTGAGATGTTCTGTTATTCTTTCAAACCTGAGGTCTAAAACTGAATTCAGCATCTTGGCCCGCCCCTCTTCCCCCAAGAAACCACACAAACACATCTGTGTGTCATAGCACTTAAGATGCTTCGCCCTGAATGTGAAATGCtttttgccctctccctccattATTCTTAAATACCAGAGGCCAAGTGAAGAGTTTTAAGGAGGAAGTAATCAACTAAATCAAATGCTGCTGTTTGAGTAAGATAAGAACTGAAGATTGGCCTTTAATTTGGCAAAGAAGAGGTAGCTGGTGATCTTGACAAGAAACATTTGAGTGGAGAGATGGGGGCAAAGCCTGATTAGAGAGGATtcaagagaggagagaagtggTGGAACTGGAAATAGCCTTTATAGACAATTCTTGGAGTTTTGCTgtgaaagagagcaagaaaatgAGCCTGTGGGTTGTTGGGAGATGTGACATCATgggacttttttcccctttgagttGGGAGATATTGCAGCATGTTTGTATATTCTTGGAAATGACCCAGTAAAGTGAGAATGTGTTACAATgcaagagggagaggaaaaactGTAGGAGTACTGTCTTTGAGAAGCCaaagagaaggtgacatttagtGCACAAGTGGAGGAGTTGGTCTTAGATAAAAACGTGGACTCTGCAGACTCTAACAGAAGGGAAGTGGGAGTATGAGGTAGATTTGCGAGTAGGTTGATAGAGTTTGTGGGAGGATAGtctcttgtttatttctattttcctagTGAAATAAGCAAGGTCATCAGAGTGTAAGGAGTGAGGAAGAGATTGTTCGAGGTttaaagagagaggagaaggtgtGAAATAACCGTTTAGATCCTGGGTCCTAGACTCGAGAAGAATGAGGAAATTGACTAGGGAAATATGGTAGTAAGAGCCTGCTTTTTATTAGTGGTTATGACTTAAAAGTAAGACCAGTCATTTTGGTGGTGCTCTTTCTTTAGCCATATTCAACTGTTCCTGTGTAGATTGAGTAGGAGAGAATTGGATGTAATCAGAGTGGGGATTTTGGATAGGAGTatgaagagggaaggaagaaaccaGGGTATGTAcaagggaagaaatggaattaATTGGAAAGAGAGTAGGTAGTGGTTAGAGAATTTCATGCTTGAAATTAAGATACAAATAGCATTCAGTTCTTCttccagagcagtggttctcaaagtatggtgaATGGACCATGGGGGATTCCTGAGGCCTTTTTAGGGGATCCTCAAGGTCAAAATTACTGTCTAATACTAAgacggtatttgtctttttcagtgTGTGCAAAAGCAATGATTAAAACTGTTGCACCTTAGCACAAATTAAGTTAGTGGCCTGTACAACacctatagtttaaaaaaaaaaagctagaatgTCATTGATAACATTAAAGCGGTACagtgattaattttataaaatctcaaCCCttgaatgcatttttttaatacatGTTTGATGAAATCGGATGTTTTTATCAAACATTTCTGCAAATTGAAGTTTGGTGGTTTCATGAGGAAAAGCTCTTGTGCAATTTGATTGTGAACTGAACTGGTTGCTTTTTTCATGGAACAACATGTTTTGCTTGAACTATGGTTATTAACACTTGGGTATTTGGTGGGCATTTTCTTGAAAAGGAGGAAAGTGAGACTGTCATTACAAGGAAAACAGTTGGCACTGATAAAGTTTGAGCTTTCATATAAAAACTAGAATTTTGGGAAACTTGTATTAGCCTCTGTGAGCTTGAAAGCTTCTGAATAcctaaagacttttctgatgaaatGGGTGGTGATAGTAACAAATGTGACTTTTTTGATATTGCGTGTCAAATGTGTGAACATTTGCAGGATCTGCGTAACTCAGTGAActgatattttccaaatgaccaatgcatgGGTAAAAGATACATTCAGAGTGCAAGATAGGTGAGTGGATTCTAGTGTAACAGAGGGAGAAAAGTTCACTGATGGGATTTCAGATTCCATGTTACAACTAACTGATTATAAGAGTTGTTGAGTTTTGGCATAGTATCAGAGAAGAATATCCATAATTCTTTGAAAAGCCTATTAAAATACTCTTCCTTTTTCCAGCTACATATTTGTGTGAGGCCAAagtttcttcatatacttcaaccaaaactgattgaatgcagaagcagaaatGAGAATCCTGCTATTTTTTGgggaaatacagttatttttcattaaaatgttatgtTAATGTGTAATGaatttgttactattattttaacaagtaatattttaaaaacgtattagttttaatttataatatggTAATAAGTGTCAgtagatataactcacataaacaaaagcacTTTGGGattctcagtaatttttaagagtgtaaaggcgTCCTGAGACCAAAACGTCTGAGAACCACTCTTCTATGGTATGACTAAGGGAATATGTGGCTGAGGAGGGTTGGAGGACAAGGCCATTGGAAGTGAGAAAGTCAAGGAAGATAATTCAGGGTGTTGGAGGGATTATCATTGTGGATGTGCAGATCACAAAGATTTAGGAGAAGAGTAGTGTTGGAGAGAAAGGGAACCAGTTGAGTGTTAAAATCTTTAAGGAATGAACTGTATTGTGGTAAGTCACAGCATAGGAAGTCTTGAGAAATGAGTGGATCTGCAAGGTCACAGTGTACCAGAAAGTATTGGGTTAGCTTTACTGGCCTGGAAACTTGTTGATGTACTAGTTAGGGTAAGGCTAAGTTGCTGTAACAAAAACACCCAACAGAAATAAAGAGTTTATTCTTTCCCACCTAACAATTCCAAGGTGGGTGATCAAGTTTGGCGATGAGGCTCTGTTCCACATGATCACTCCAGGGACAAGTTTTTTCCATTGTATTATTTTGCCATGTTTTAGGGCATATAGTTATCAGCTGGGTTGCTGCCATGTCCAGGTTTCATTTGATGGACAGGGGAAATGGAGCATGGAGGAAGAGGCAGGCCCAGTTTCTTAAGTTTCTCAGGCCCAGGAGGGGTGCTGATTTCTTCTGATCGTATTCTGTTGGTAAGAGCTTAATTTGGCCACACCTAAcagcaaggaaggctgggaactGTAGTATAGCTGGGCAATCGTATGCCTCAGAAGGAGAGAATAGATTTTGGTGGACAGCTGGCAGTCTTTGACATTCTTGAAAACAAGGGCTATCTCTTACATTTATTGCATCCTTTCAAATATCAGGCATATAGACAactcaagagaattaaaatataatctttGTAATATTTAATGTTTAGAGGTTGGAGTAGGTAAATGaatttatctggaaatgtctaAGAAGTTGCCTGCTTGCCATTTAGGCCGAGAATGAGTTTAGGGTGTTGTGAGATTAGTTTTTCAGTCCTTCATAATTTCCATCCTTTGTAATTCTTTTGTCATTAAAGACAAGGTTGTGTTCAACTTCATACAGTCATAGATGTTGAAGGGAATAGTTGAAATGTGGAGAAAACAGTGAAATGTTACATGTATGATCAGTTTACCAGCTGATCCATTGGTTGTCATCTTTGACCTTgttccaggaggaggaggaagaaaattttttttgcatCGCAAACTTGTCTTCTCTTGCTTCTTATAACTCTTTTTCTCCCCTGGGCGTTAGGCACCTTGCTGTGACAAGCTTTATACTTGCCGCTTGTGTCATGATAACAATGAAGATCATCAGCTTGATCGCTTTAAAGTAAAGGAAGTGCAGTGCATAAACTGTGAAAAAATTCAGCATGTAAGATTTTATCACatacttctattttcttttaaaaattttttactaaGGTGGTTTAAAAATTTAGTCAAGCATATTGCAAATAAGACTTCTTTAACTCTTAAAGTAAGCAATATCTTTGatttaaatgctttaaaacttgtaaaaataaaattgcatatacTTTAGCATAAGTTCTGGATATTCAAATAGTGATACAAAATGTTTTGGTAAGATTATTCCAAATTTTAATTACATGTGTCTTTTTTAGGCCCAACAGACTTGTGAAGAATGTAGCACATTGTTTGGAGAATATTATTGCAGTATATGCCATCTGTTTGACAAAGACAAGAAACAGTATCATTGTGAAAACTGTGGAATTTGTAGGTACTGTATGTAAAATGTTCTTTTCTGATTACTTCTAATATATCTAGGCaataatggtttttaaaatcaactttattggagtataatttacataaaatacaaTGCATTTTAAGGGTCTagtaagttttgacaaatatatatgtCTGTGTTACTATTAACACAATCAAGATAAAAAACATTTTggttattctaaaatatttcttcatgcCTCTTTGACAATAGTCATTTAGTTAGCCCATCAACTATTGGGtggctatttaaaattttaactttgggatataaaatatacttttatatgaaGTGTTTTGCAGGCAACTGAGGCAGAAAATTAgggtgaatttttcctttttaaaaaaattaccaaaaagtgtaggttgggggctggccccgtggccgagtggttaagttcgcgcgctctgctgcaggcggcccagtgtttcgttagttcgaatcctgggcgcggacatggcactgctcatcagaccatgctgaggcagcgtcccacatgccacaactagaagaacccacaacgaagaatacacaactatgtaccggggggctttggggagaaaaaggaaaaaataaaatctttaaaaaaaaaaaaaaaaaaaaaaaaaaaaaaaaagtgtaggttgattttataaaaattggaaattacagaaaactaggaagaataaaaataaaacaacttataGTACAACCACCTGCTGACAAGCTACTATTGACCATGTTGGCATATAGgaatttttgtctttctaaaaATTCTGAAGTATTACCTATATACAAAAGCATATATGTactgtatgtatgttataaagTATACTAATACAACAACAAGCCATTCaatttaagaaatagaatgttACCAATACTGTTGATGCTCCAAGTGTTCTGTGCCAATCCTTTCTCCTTGTTCTCATTGGAGGTAACcactatttgaatatttttaatcactttcttggttttgttttatgtAGTTTGTTTTTAAGGAAGGATACTGTACCAAACATACCAAAAGATGCAGAAATCATAAGCAAACAACCTTATGAGTTTGCTTATGAACACACCCTTTAACTACCCCCAGATCAAAAAATAGAATATTCATAACATCTTAGTGTCCTTTCTTATGCTCCATCCAAGTCAATACACTCCCCGAAAGGTAACCACTCTGTTGACTTTCTGaactttttataaatggaatcatacggtataTGCTCTGTAGtgttttgttttatacatttttttccttctgctttttctcctcaaatccccccagtacgtagttgtatattttttttagttgtgggtccttctagttgtggcatgtaggacgccacttcagcatgacctgatgagcgatgccatgtccacgcccaggatctgaactggtgaaaccctgggccaccaaagtggagcgcacgaatttaaccactgggccatggggcaggccccctgttttatacattttaaggCAATATTAGATATTTACATAGGATTGTTCTATTTTCCTTTACAATTGAACcatttgtcattatataatgtctctttttatctttagtaATGTTTTCTGCCTTAAGATCtgctataggggccggccccgtggctgagtggttaagttcgcatgctctgcttcagcagcccagtgtttcaccagttccgttcctgggcacggacatggtgctgctcatcaagccatgctgagccgacatcccatatagcacaactagaaggacctgcaactgtagtatacaactatgtactggggggttttggggaggagaagggagcaaaaaaaaagattggcaacagatagtagctcaggtgctaatcttaaaaaaaaaaaaagatttgctatATTCATATCTAGATTAGATTTTgcatgtttatcttttttattttttaatttccaaacattttgtATACTTACATTTAAGGCATATGTCTTGTAAGCAGAGTATAGTtgagtttctttttattgagtttgaTAAAAACTCtgtcttttggggctggccctgtggccgagtggttaaattcgcgcgctccgctgcaggcggcccagtgtttcgttagttcgaatcctgggcgcggacatggcactgctcatcaaaccatgctgaggcagcatcccacatgtcacatggagggacccacagcgaagaatatacaactatgtaccagggggctttgggagaaaaaggaaaaaaataaaatctttaaaaaaacaaaacaaaacaaaaaactctgtcttttaattaaaatatttagtccatttattattattaatataattataaatttatttcaatctacaatttgtgtattttctattgCCTTAGTATTTGTCTGCTTTTCTCTCCTTGCCTTCTTTTAGATTAATCAGcaatttttctattctatttttattctctataAGCTCATTAGTTATACATTTTTCCATTATTAGTGGTTATCTTAGAAGTCATAATATACATCCTTGgcttatgtttattatttcccaGACAATGCAAGAACTTTGAACACTAAGAGGATTTACATCCTATTGTTGTCGTGTATTTTaatctatgtatattttaaactCTGTAAGACAGTGTTTTGAACAGTCAGTATTCTCTGATTT includes:
- the RCHY1 gene encoding RING finger and CHY zinc finger domain-containing protein 1 isoform X2, which encodes MRPASRPSSGVIARLRTAALSLAPSHARGVGGQRWGKRRVNQELLPLTAKAATNVDGRDCVSPRFRPVAAGTGNPAAPGHVPSRHIGSGGSCRREGAPCCDKLYTCRLCHDNNEDHQLDRFKVKEVQCINCEKIQHAQQTCEECSTLFGEYYCSICHLFDKDKKQYHCENCGICRIGPKEDFFHCLKCNLCLAMNLQGKHKCIENVSRQNCPICLEDIHTSRVVAHVLPCGHLLHRGYRCPLCMHSALDMTRYWRQLDDEVAQTPMPSEYQNMTVDILCNDCNGRSTVQFHILGMKCNICDSYNTAQAGGCRISLGQQ
- the RCHY1 gene encoding RING finger and CHY zinc finger domain-containing protein 1 isoform X1; its protein translation is MKSKSRRRELGRQAAARAGALGARGRAGSAPFSRLGAAAGREGGAAQSQVRMRPASRPSSGVIARLRTAALSLAPSHARGVGGQRWGKRRVNQELLPLTAKAATNVDGRDCVSPRFRPVAAGTGNPAAPGHVPSRHIGSGGSCRREGAPCCDKLYTCRLCHDNNEDHQLDRFKVKEVQCINCEKIQHAQQTCEECSTLFGEYYCSICHLFDKDKKQYHCENCGICRIGPKEDFFHCLKCNLCLAMNLQGKHKCIENVSRQNCPICLEDIHTSRVVAHVLPCGHLLHRTCYEEMLKEGYRCPLCMHSALDMTRYWRQLDDEVAQTPMPSEYQNMTVDILCNDCNGRSTVQFHILGMKCNICDSYNTAQAGGCRISLGQQ